In Candidatus Saccharibacteria bacterium oral taxon 488, one DNA window encodes the following:
- a CDS encoding methyltransferase, with product MQYAGCDKQFRTVLADPPWPGQSSGKHYPMMSLEQIRQLPVASLVGADAHLWLWTTNGLLREAYEVAEAWGFTVRSPLTWVKFRLGLGGRYSLRNATEQLLFCTRGREPVNFRSQPTWFTAPVREHSRKPAEQFAVIERVSRGPYLELFARRRPESRADWSVWGNQVDADIVIPGYPVPSDTGRNQDGMKQLGGLQR from the coding sequence ATGCAGTATGCAGGTTGTGACAAGCAGTTCCGAACGGTGTTGGCGGATCCGCCGTGGCCGGGTCAGTCGAGTGGGAAACACTATCCGATGATGAGCCTGGAGCAGATCAGGCAGTTGCCGGTGGCAAGTTTGGTGGGAGCGGATGCGCATTTGTGGTTGTGGACGACGAATGGCCTGCTCCGGGAGGCCTATGAGGTGGCGGAGGCGTGGGGGTTCACGGTGCGCTCGCCGCTGACGTGGGTCAAGTTCCGGCTGGGGCTAGGTGGGCGGTATTCCTTGCGTAACGCTACGGAGCAGTTGTTGTTTTGTACGCGTGGTCGAGAGCCGGTGAATTTCCGGTCGCAGCCGACGTGGTTCACCGCGCCGGTGCGGGAGCATTCCCGTAAACCGGCTGAACAGTTCGCGGTTATCGAGAGGGTGTCGCGGGGGCCGTATCTGGAGTTGTTTGCGCGCCGGCGTCCGGAGTCACGGGCGGATTGGTCGGTGTGGGGTAACCAGGTTGATGCTGACATTGTCATTCCGGGGTATCCGGTGCCCAGTGATACCGGCCGCAACCAGGACGGAATGAAACAGCTCGGGGGACTGCAGCGATGA